A window from Saccharomyces cerevisiae S288C chromosome XIII, complete sequence encodes these proteins:
- the ALD2 gene encoding aldehyde dehydrogenase (NAD(+)) ALD2 (Cytoplasmic aldehyde dehydrogenase; involved in ethanol oxidation and beta-alanine biosynthesis; uses NAD+ as the preferred coenzyme; expression is stress induced and glucose repressed; very similar to Ald3p) translates to MPTLYTDIEIPQLKISLKQPLGLFINNEFCPSSDGKTIETVNPATGEPITSFQAANEKDVDKAVKAARAAFDNVWSKTSSEQRGIYLSNLLKLIEEEQDTLAALETLDAGKPYHSNAKGDLAQILQLTRYFAGSADKFDKGATIPLTFNKFAYTLKVPFGVVAQIVPWNYPLAMACWKLQGALAAGNTVIIKPAENTSLSLLYFATLIKKAGFPPGVVNIVPGYGSLVGQALASHMDIDKISFTGSTKVGGFVLEASGQSNLKDVTLECGGKSPALVFEDADLDKAIDWIAAGIFYNSGQNCTANSRVYVQSSIYDKFVEKFKETAKKEWDVAGKFDPFDEKCIVGPVISSTQYDRIKSYIERGKREEKLDMFQTSEFPIGGAKGYFIPPTIFTDVPQTSKLLQDEIFGPVVVVSKFTNYDDALKLANDTCYGLASAVFTKDVKKAHMFARDIKAGTVWINSSNDEDVTVPFGGFKMSGIGRELGQSGVDTYLQTKAVHINLSLDN, encoded by the coding sequence atgccTACCTTGTATACTGATATCGAAATCCCACAATTGAAAATCTCTTTAAAGCAACCGCTAGGGTTgtttatcaacaatgaGTTTTGTCCATCATCAGATGGAAAGACCATCGAAACTGTGAACCCAGCTACTGGCGAACCGATAACATCCTTCCAAGCAGCTAACGAAAAGGATGTAGACAAAGCTGTGAAAGCTGCCAGGGCTGCTTTTGATAACGTTTGGTCGAAGACATCTTCTGAGCAACGTGGTATTTATCTTTCAAACTTATTAAAACTTATTGAGGAGGAGCAAGACACACTTGCCGCATTAGAGACTTTAGACGCTGGAAAGCCTTACCATTCAAATGCCAAAGGTGATTTGGCACAAATTTTACAGCTTACCAGATATTTTGCTGGGTCCGCTGATAAGTTTGACAAAGGTGCAACCATACCATTGACTTTTAACAAGTTTGCATATACTCTAAAAGTTCCTTTTGGCGTTGTTGCTCAAATCGTTCCATGGAATTATCCTCTAGCTATGGCTTGTTGGAAATTGCAAGGTGCCTTAGCAGCCGGTAACACGGTTATCATCAAACCTGCTGAGAATACCTCTCTATCTCTACTTTATTTTGCTACTTTAATTAAAAAAGCAGGTTTTCCACCTGGTGTTGTCAATATCGTTCCTGGTTATGGATCACTTGTAGGCCAAGCCCTAGCATCTCACATGGATATCGACAAAATATCTTTTACGGGAAGCACCAAGGTCGGTGGATTTGTGTTGGAAGCTTCCGGCCAATCGAACCTTAAAGACGTTACACTAGAATGCGGTGGTAAGTCTCCTGCTCTCGTATTTGAAGATGCAGACCTTGATAAGGCTATCGATTGGATAGCAGCTGGCATTTTCTACAATTCAGGACAGAATTGTACCGCAAACTCAAGAGTTTATGTTCAAAGTTCGATCTACGACAAGtttgttgaaaagtttaaaGAAACTGCAAAGAAGGAGTGGGATGTTGCAGGAAAATTTGATCCGTTTGATGAGAAATGCATCGTTGGTCCAGTTATATCAAGTACACAGTATGACCGCATCAAAAGTTACATAGAACGTGGTAAAAGGGAGGAAAAGTTGGACATGTTCCAGACCTCTGAATTTCCTATTGGTGGAGCTAAAGGCTACTTCATTCCCCCAACCATCTTCACTGATGTCCCGCAAACATCGAAACTGTTACAGGATGAGATATTTGGCCCGGTTGTGGTTGTTAGCAAGTTCACAAATTATGATGACGCTCTGAAGCTGGCTAATGATACTTGCTACGGGCTCGCCTCTGCGGTCTTCACAAAAGATGTCAAGAAAGCGCACATGTTTGCTCGCGATATTAAAGCAGGAACTGTTTGGATCAACTCATCTAACGATGAAGATGTTACCGTTCCTTTTGGCGGGTTTAAAATGAGTGGTATTGGTAGAGAACTGGGGCAAAGTGGTGTTGATACCTATCTTCAAACAAAAGCAGTTCACATAAATCTCTCTTTGGACAACTAA
- the EAR1 gene encoding Ear1p (Specificity factor required for Rsp5p-dependent ubiquitination; also required for sorting of specific cargo proteins at the multivesicular body; mRNA is targeted to the bud via the mRNA transport system involving She2p) gives MSFKFLIESLLLGSISGQIRCGRSSVIPRGDVSYGGDDTDELNMDIMLFAFGTLIVVYIVICIVYFFTKQIATRLITAYYNEHGPGQRISLFSDYDENNAHVHSRRLMENMSLRWPNNLDDADEVRDKLAQLSPEEQFYYKQGEEYIKQNPPFLLNQGLLQQSEDSNPDTTREDPIMNEQTRQYIQEEGAYAWEFSPNPDMPNHTVIVENKTEVSFLNYNYDASISTNLPIPCINKVYYCEFKIFETDGPLNSDENVSKGVISFGLSTQPYPYFRLPGRHHHSIAYDSNGARRFNDSFKLNEQLRTLFPQCEKGDIVGIGYRSRSGTVFFTRNGKKLNEKSVGGHIRGWKFQYLYPIIGSNVPCQIHVNFGTYGFVYIEANVKKWGYAKSNGIKLPPPSYEDYGKDTLLESGGEDNDFDEDFSDGDSDNIAAGSTTNLNDDIIIRNGEILPPPPGFEFTMSPPTGKKIINEEINLDSLPMLPPSYSDDEHHSKNDKSAISGRIIGTSRNLITDEASFDSVDNDNEDENDHERDPEQFSEFDDYESRMHGI, from the coding sequence atgTCATTCAAGTTTCTGATAGAATCGCTGCTTCTCGGTTCGATAAGCGGACAAATACGGTGTGGTAGATCTTCGGTGATCCCCCGTGGCGATGTATCTTATGGGGGAGACGATACTGACGAACTTAACATGGATATAATGTTGTTTGCGTTTGGAACCTTAATCGTGGTCTACATCGTCATCTGTAtcgtttatttttttacaaaacaGATAGCTACGCGGCTTATAACTGCATATTATAATGAGCATGGCCCTGGCCAAAGAATATCTTTATTCAGCGATTATGACGAAAATAATGCACACGTTCATAGCAGAAGATTAATGGAAAACATGAGTTTAAGGTGGCCCAACAATCTTGACGATGCTGATGAAGTAAGAGATAAGCTGGCACAGTTGTCACCTGAAGAGCAGTTTTATTATAAGCAAGGTGAGGAGTATATCAAGCAGAACCCACCATTTCTGCTTAACCAGGGACTTTTACAACAGTCCGAAGATAGCAATCCAGACACCACCCGTGAAGACCCTATTATGAACGAGCAAACAAGGCAATATATTCAAGAAGAGGGGGCTTATGCATGGGAGTTTAGCCCAAATCCTGATATGCCAAACCATACTGTCATAgtggaaaataaaacagaggtttcttttctaaattATAATTATGATGCTTCTATATCCACAAATCTACCCATTCCGTGTATAAATAAAGTATATTATTGTGAATTCAAGATATTTGAAACGGATGGCCCACTAAACAGTGATGAAAATGTATCGAAAGGTGTCATCTCATTTGGTCTTTCCACACAGCCTTATCCATATTTCAGGTTACCGGGAAGACACCACCATTCGATAGCATACGATTCTAACGGCGCCAGAAGATTTAATGACTCCTTCAAACTAAATGAGCAATTAAGAACGTTATTTCCACAGTGTGAAAAGGGAGACATTGTTGGCATTGGCTATAGGTCACGTAGTGGAACAGTATTTTTCACCAGGAACggaaaaaaactaaatgaaaaatctgttGGTGGTCATATCCGCGGCTGGAAATTCCAATACCTATACCCGATCATTGGCTCCAACGTACCTTGTCAAATTCATGTGAATTTCGGCACTTATGGCTTTGTTTATATAGAAGCAAACGTTAAAAAATGGGGATACGCAAAGTCAAACGGCATTAAATTACCTCCTCCTTCTTACGAAGACTACGGTAAAGATACCCTATTAGAAAGCGGTGGTGAAGACAATGATTTCGACGAAGATTTTTCAGACGGTGATAGCGACAATATTGCGGCTGGTAGTACTACAAATCTCAATGATGATATAATTATAAGAAACGGTGAAATATTACCGCCACCACCTGGATTTGAATTCACTATGTCCCCTCCCACTGGAAAGAAGATCATCAATGAGGAAATTAATCTAGATTCCTTACCTATGCTACCACCAAGTTACTCGGACGATGAACATCATTcgaaaaatgataaatcAGCAATAAGCGGACGAATTATTGGAACGAGCAGAAATTTAATTACTGATGAAGCATCTTTCGATAGTGTTGATAATGATaacgaagatgaaaatgatcACGAGAGAGATCCCGAACAATTTTcagaatttgatgattACGAAAGCAGGATGCATGGCATATAA